In Alteracholeplasma palmae J233, a single genomic region encodes these proteins:
- a CDS encoding 6-phosphofructokinase encodes MKKLIGAALLGQSGGPTSVINASAAGVFLEALKHEEITNVYAGIHGIRGILDEDFYDINQEDLEELERLKYTPSSAIGSVRYKLADPSKDDTDYKRLLEVFKKYNIRYFFYNGGNDSMDTCNKISKFMQKENWDVRIVGVPKTIDNDLNGTDHTPGFSSAAKYVATTLMEVYLDATVYDIKNVTIVEIMGRNAGWLAAAANIPKSLGYGPDLIYLPEVDFNIDDFFCQVGELLEQKNAVVIAVSEGIRSNGKYIPELFNENISKDAFGHAQLGGTASILAHKVKEKFGTKTRAIEFSLLQRAAAHLASQTDIDEAYTAGSKAVLAALDGLTDVMVGFKRISNNPYKIDYTLIPLETAANIEQKVPLEWILPHGKGLTKEYNDYVLPLIQGETKLEKENSLPRFARLKKIRVAKK; translated from the coding sequence ATGAAAAAATTAATCGGTGCCGCTTTATTAGGTCAATCAGGCGGACCTACAAGCGTAATTAATGCCAGTGCCGCAGGAGTTTTCTTAGAAGCTTTAAAGCACGAAGAAATTACTAATGTATATGCTGGTATCCATGGTATTAGGGGAATATTAGACGAAGATTTTTATGATATTAACCAAGAAGATTTAGAAGAACTTGAAAGATTAAAATATACTCCATCTTCAGCAATTGGAAGTGTTCGTTATAAATTAGCTGATCCTTCTAAAGATGATACAGACTATAAACGTTTACTTGAAGTATTTAAAAAATATAATATTCGTTACTTCTTTTATAATGGTGGAAATGATTCAATGGACACTTGTAATAAAATAAGTAAATTCATGCAAAAAGAAAACTGGGATGTAAGAATAGTCGGTGTTCCAAAAACAATTGATAACGATTTAAACGGAACTGATCATACTCCAGGTTTTAGTAGTGCTGCTAAATATGTTGCGACCACATTAATGGAAGTTTATTTAGATGCAACTGTGTATGATATTAAAAATGTAACTATTGTTGAAATCATGGGAAGAAATGCAGGTTGGTTAGCTGCTGCAGCTAACATTCCTAAATCTCTAGGATATGGTCCTGATTTAATTTACCTTCCTGAAGTAGATTTTAATATTGATGATTTTTTCTGCCAAGTAGGAGAATTATTAGAACAAAAAAATGCCGTTGTTATCGCTGTCAGCGAAGGGATTCGTTCAAATGGAAAATACATCCCAGAATTATTTAACGAAAACATTTCAAAAGATGCTTTTGGACATGCTCAGTTAGGTGGAACAGCCTCTATCTTAGCTCATAAAGTGAAAGAAAAATTCGGAACTAAAACAAGAGCAATCGAGTTTAGTTTATTACAAAGAGCAGCTGCTCACCTTGCTTCTCAAACAGATATAGATGAAGCTTATACTGCTGGTTCTAAAGCTGTTTTAGCTGCTTTAGATGGACTTACTGATGTGATGGTTGGATTTAAACGCATCTCTAATAATCCTTATAAAATTGATTATACACTTATACCCTTAGAAACTGCTGCCAATATAGAACAAAAAGTACCATTAGAATGGATTTTACCTCATGGTAAAGGTCTAACAAAAGAATATAATGATTATGTTCTTCCTTTAATTCAAGGTGAAACTAAACTAGAAAAAGAAAACAGCTTACCTAGATTTGCAAGACTTAAAAAAATTAGGGTAGCTAAAAAATAA
- a CDS encoding O-antigen ligase family protein, with product MTCNLKKSNIESFFNSYYYIASVALISYIIWLLRFFVHGESLYVTTFSLILLLGIVFGSILILFKNTVYTVPIALSLLFTIGIAGMNLETFSTTSLVIVGIAIATIILSIIAHLIIYKPSFKLNTFGISYILVGVSFIIPFIYRGINSHNMIGFLGVIYLIIYLFYSNTIKKDNTNYLFRTLFILSLMLSFQLIACFIDNLSHFEGKRISDALIFLLKGGTDPGWGNTNDLTIHLTLFSASTIYYMYKYPKKYFPWLHLLFTSFVIVLSGARGSMVTSVALWLIILIITIRNRKLGSLKSLYITLGSIAIFLGIFYNFTYEVIESFIASLKGGTNQMLTGRLDLYELAIEAFKKYPIFGSGWGDLQPEWLGGGTRIIVYHSTFFHALAIGGIFGILVLGYQLYATFKFLLKPTYLAKFVILITYIVTQVHGLFDNTQYMVNYTLSTIIIFSILEAYDASKKTEESTL from the coding sequence ATGACCTGTAATTTAAAAAAGTCTAACATTGAATCATTTTTTAACAGTTACTACTATATTGCATCTGTGGCGCTTATTTCTTATATTATCTGGCTTTTAAGATTCTTCGTTCATGGAGAATCTTTGTATGTTACTACATTTTCTCTTATTTTATTATTAGGAATTGTTTTCGGTAGTATCCTTATTCTATTTAAGAATACTGTTTATACAGTGCCTATAGCCTTAAGTTTATTATTTACCATAGGGATAGCAGGGATGAATCTTGAAACCTTTTCAACAACTTCTCTTGTTATAGTAGGTATAGCGATTGCTACTATTATTTTATCTATTATTGCTCATCTTATCATTTATAAACCTAGCTTTAAATTAAATACTTTTGGAATCAGTTATATTTTAGTAGGGGTCTCATTTATTATTCCATTTATTTATAGAGGAATTAACTCACATAACATGATTGGATTTCTTGGAGTTATCTACTTAATTATTTATTTATTTTATAGTAATACAATAAAAAAAGATAATACTAATTATTTATTTAGAACGTTATTTATTCTATCACTTATGTTATCATTCCAATTAATCGCATGTTTTATTGATAATTTATCTCATTTTGAAGGAAAAAGAATCTCTGATGCCTTAATCTTCCTATTAAAAGGTGGGACAGATCCAGGTTGGGGTAATACAAACGATTTAACTATTCACTTAACCTTATTTTCAGCTTCAACCATTTATTATATGTATAAATACCCCAAAAAGTATTTTCCCTGGTTACACTTATTATTCACTAGTTTTGTGATTGTATTATCAGGAGCTCGTGGTTCTATGGTAACTTCAGTTGCCTTATGGTTGATTATTTTAATCATTACGATTAGGAATAGAAAACTAGGTTCCTTAAAGAGTTTATATATCACTTTAGGTTCTATTGCAATCTTCCTTGGTATATTTTATAATTTTACCTATGAAGTAATAGAAAGCTTTATTGCCTCTTTAAAAGGTGGGACAAATCAAATGTTAACTGGTAGACTTGATTTATATGAGTTAGCTATTGAAGCCTTTAAAAAATATCCTATCTTTGGTAGCGGTTGGGGTGACCTACAACCTGAGTGGCTAGGTGGCGGAACAAGAATTATTGTTTACCATTCTACTTTCTTCCATGCGCTTGCTATTGGTGGTATATTTGGAATTTTAGTTTTAGGCTATCAATTATATGCAACCTTTAAGTTTTTACTCAAACCAACCTATTTGGCTAAGTTTGTTATCTTAATTACATATATTGTTACACAAGTTCATGGTTTATTTGATAATACACAATACATGGTGAATTATACATTATCTACAATTATTATATTTTCTATACTTGAAGCATATGATGCTAGTAAAAAAACAGAAGAATCTACACTATAA